A region of Streptomyces paludis DNA encodes the following proteins:
- a CDS encoding TetR/AcrR family transcriptional regulator C-terminal domain-containing protein — protein sequence MLLRKADVVDGALKFLDAEGLDGLTMRKLGAALNVHGGALYRHFPNKAALLEAMANKLTEGVGVPLPEAPWRDQIYVLGQRFRTAMLAHRDGARLVSGTHATGANSITAGSLVVDVLCGAGLAPAQAGSLAFSLYYYVLGHTIDEQNQAHSSAEEWQARGTQLANVLSPQYAEAFASLMKTDPAERFAYGLNTFIEGVASRIPPTAATR from the coding sequence ATGCTGCTGCGAAAGGCCGACGTGGTCGACGGCGCCCTGAAGTTCCTCGACGCCGAAGGGCTCGACGGTCTGACGATGCGCAAGCTCGGCGCCGCGCTCAACGTGCACGGCGGTGCCCTCTACCGGCACTTCCCGAACAAGGCGGCCCTGCTCGAGGCGATGGCCAACAAGCTCACCGAAGGTGTCGGGGTCCCCTTGCCCGAGGCTCCCTGGCGCGACCAGATCTACGTCCTGGGACAGCGGTTCCGGACGGCCATGCTGGCGCACCGCGACGGCGCGCGCCTGGTGAGCGGCACCCACGCCACCGGCGCCAACTCCATCACCGCGGGCAGCCTCGTCGTCGATGTTCTCTGTGGAGCGGGCCTGGCCCCCGCACAGGCCGGATCGCTGGCTTTCTCCCTTTATTACTACGTTCTCGGCCACACCATCGATGAGCAGAACCAGGCCCACTCGTCGGCCGAGGAGTGGCAGGCCCGCGGCACCCAGCTTGCGAACGTGCTGTCGCCCCAGTACGCGGAGGCGTTCGCTTCCCTCATGAAGACCGATCCGGCGGAACGGTTCGCCTACGGTCTGAACACCTTCATCGAGGGCGTCGCCAGCCGGATCCCACCGACGGCCGCTACCCGGTGA
- a CDS encoding DHA2 family efflux MFS transporter permease subunit, protein MAISCVALFMVVLDTTIVTLALPQMHDALDMSVSEQQWVVTGYLITLGGFLLLAARAGDLFGHKRVFLFGMVVFTAASLVGGLATSPTTLIVSRFVQGIGAAALTPTSLSLITTSHTDETQRQRALSLWSITIAFAGTAGVLLGGVLTSELNWRWVLFINIPPGVALFTAAVLCLLPARVGPKRVRLDLPGALSVTLGIGALSYGLSQASADGWGSSKVLIALGAAVVLIACFVAVQITSAQPLIPRTLFRLRTLALGNLVMFLLGVVLNASFFFISLYLQQAIGYGPLRAGMAMVPVTLIVIVGGFASRKLVLVLGPRNLIIIGGLVVAAGMAWLSGVPARPPVFLAHILGPTLIVGIGLGFLLLSITLTGTSDVGPEDAGAASGLLNTSRQVGGAIGLAVLTTIAATATTNAVDTSHPVEALVHGYRVAFLICAGVMIAAALIALALPNIKAPRPEAGEKVSEERSANTPS, encoded by the coding sequence GTGGCCATATCCTGCGTGGCGCTCTTCATGGTCGTGCTCGACACCACGATCGTCACGCTCGCCCTGCCGCAGATGCACGACGCACTGGACATGTCGGTCAGCGAGCAGCAGTGGGTCGTGACCGGCTACCTGATCACTCTCGGCGGTTTCCTGCTGCTGGCCGCCAGGGCCGGTGACCTGTTCGGTCACAAACGCGTGTTCCTGTTCGGCATGGTCGTCTTCACCGCCGCCAGCCTCGTGGGCGGCCTTGCCACCAGTCCCACCACGCTGATCGTGTCCCGGTTCGTCCAGGGCATCGGTGCCGCCGCGCTCACACCCACCAGTCTGAGCCTCATCACCACGAGCCATACCGACGAAACCCAGCGGCAGCGCGCCCTGTCCCTGTGGAGCATCACCATCGCGTTCGCCGGCACGGCCGGTGTTCTCCTGGGCGGCGTACTCACCAGCGAGCTGAACTGGCGATGGGTGCTGTTCATCAACATCCCGCCCGGCGTCGCGCTGTTCACCGCGGCGGTCCTGTGCCTGCTCCCCGCCCGGGTCGGCCCCAAGCGGGTCCGGCTCGATCTTCCCGGCGCCCTCAGCGTGACCCTGGGGATCGGGGCGCTCTCCTACGGGCTCTCGCAGGCGTCCGCCGACGGGTGGGGGTCGTCGAAGGTCCTGATCGCCCTTGGCGCGGCCGTGGTCCTCATCGCGTGCTTCGTGGCCGTCCAGATCACCAGCGCCCAGCCGCTCATCCCGCGGACCCTGTTCCGGCTGCGCACCCTGGCGCTCGGAAACCTGGTCATGTTCCTTCTCGGGGTGGTCCTCAACGCGTCCTTCTTCTTCATCTCCCTGTACCTGCAGCAGGCCATCGGTTACGGCCCTCTGCGGGCCGGCATGGCCATGGTGCCCGTGACCCTCATCGTCATCGTCGGCGGCTTCGCCTCCCGCAAGCTCGTCCTCGTCCTCGGGCCCCGCAACTTGATCATCATCGGCGGGCTCGTCGTCGCCGCCGGCATGGCCTGGCTGTCCGGAGTGCCCGCCCGTCCCCCGGTCTTCCTGGCCCATATCCTCGGGCCCACCCTCATCGTCGGGATCGGCCTGGGCTTCCTGCTCCTGTCGATCACCCTCACCGGTACCTCCGACGTCGGTCCCGAGGACGCCGGCGCCGCCTCCGGGTTGCTCAACACCTCCCGCCAGGTCGGCGGAGCCATCGGCCTCGCCGTACTCACCACCATCGCCGCCACCGCGACCACCAACGCCGTCGACACATCCCATCCCGTCGAGGCGCTCGTCCATGGATACCGTGTCGCGTTCCTGATCTGTGCGGGCGTCATGATCGCCGCCGCCCTGATCGCGCTGGCCCTGCCGAACATCAAGGCGCCCAGGCCGGAGGCAGGAGAAAAGGTCAGCGAGGAGCGGTCGGCGAACACTCCGTCATGA
- a CDS encoding 4'-phosphopantetheinyl transferase superfamily protein — MPTDGPEVPAGAAASGVRAEWRPVRRPFGPRQQFTAGRRAAAAALAAAGAPDRVVPREPGGRPRFPRGFAGSIAHTDRLAVAVVVPGAAAVGVDIESAVISPRVAGFILRGQERLTLLPPAGKYTPRELFAAKEAAFKALSARGTLGDFLFWRIELGQSDDALIASYGGVPVTVWINSDVDLSLALAILPG; from the coding sequence ATGCCAACCGACGGGCCCGAGGTTCCCGCCGGCGCCGCCGCGTCGGGGGTCCGGGCCGAATGGCGCCCGGTACGTCGGCCGTTCGGGCCACGTCAGCAGTTCACGGCGGGACGCCGGGCGGCTGCGGCGGCACTGGCGGCGGCAGGGGCCCCCGATCGGGTCGTGCCTCGTGAACCCGGCGGTCGGCCGCGCTTCCCGCGAGGGTTCGCCGGCTCGATCGCCCACACCGACCGCCTGGCGGTCGCCGTGGTGGTCCCCGGTGCCGCGGCGGTCGGTGTGGATATCGAAAGCGCGGTTATCAGCCCCCGCGTGGCCGGATTCATCCTCCGCGGGCAGGAGCGGCTGACGCTGCTGCCGCCCGCGGGAAAATACACCCCACGTGAGCTGTTCGCCGCCAAGGAGGCAGCCTTCAAGGCGCTTTCCGCAAGGGGCACCCTGGGTGATTTCCTGTTCTGGCGGATTGAACTCGGTCAGTCCGATGACGCTCTGATCGCGTCCTACGGTGGAGTGCCGGTAACGGTGTGGATCAACTCCGACGTAGATCTTTCGCTCGCCCTGGCTATTTTACCCGGGTGA
- a CDS encoding phosphopantetheine-binding protein: protein MSDKALAVRRRIRGLLIDLFGNDRLVGNVSDAESLRQAGISSTALVSLLVAMEDAFGFEWDEDVRPEALRSIESLADHVVSLR, encoded by the coding sequence GTGTCTGACAAGGCACTCGCAGTTCGGCGGCGCATCAGAGGGCTGCTCATCGATCTCTTCGGCAACGACCGTCTCGTCGGCAACGTTTCCGACGCCGAGTCCCTCCGGCAGGCCGGGATTTCCTCCACCGCGCTGGTCAGCCTGCTGGTGGCGATGGAGGACGCGTTCGGCTTCGAATGGGACGAGGACGTCCGGCCCGAGGCGCTGCGCTCGATCGAGTCGCTGGCCGACCACGTCGTTTCCCTTCGTTGA
- a CDS encoding alpha/beta fold hydrolase, whose translation MSIIENMARLDLSYRDDAPRIRTREGVELYCESRGEGTVITPLSNLVATAPIWRGFTQELAQHHRVLVYDLCNHGASSRVEKEPTWEEHGADLIAMLDALEIESTYLIGSSTTTVFARDMALWHPDRIKGLVLSGPVFGPQGMRRQKQLQRNWLRTLESHGLAAVFDHLYPEMFSSEMNEALGTPGFLGLREAFMAVSDPKELAQSFKSAASDNHSPELPPRIAAPTLVVVGDDDLLLSPTGARELAEQFQDGTCRIIPKAGHQPFFDDAGAFQEIILEFIKDVESRV comes from the coding sequence ATGTCAATCATTGAGAACATGGCCCGGCTGGACCTGTCATATCGCGACGACGCGCCGCGGATTCGCACCAGGGAAGGCGTTGAACTCTACTGCGAGTCCCGTGGTGAAGGCACGGTCATTACTCCCCTCAGCAATCTCGTCGCGACAGCTCCGATCTGGCGGGGATTCACCCAGGAACTCGCGCAGCACCACCGTGTCCTCGTCTACGACCTGTGCAATCATGGCGCCTCGTCACGGGTCGAGAAAGAGCCGACCTGGGAAGAGCACGGGGCCGATCTGATCGCGATGCTCGACGCGCTGGAGATCGAGTCGACCTATCTGATCGGCTCGTCGACCACCACGGTCTTCGCCCGGGACATGGCGCTGTGGCACCCGGACCGCATCAAGGGCCTGGTGCTGTCGGGCCCGGTCTTCGGTCCCCAGGGCATGCGGCGTCAGAAGCAGTTGCAGCGGAACTGGCTGAGAACGCTGGAAAGCCATGGCCTCGCGGCCGTGTTCGACCATCTCTATCCGGAGATGTTCAGCTCGGAAATGAATGAGGCACTCGGTACCCCGGGTTTCCTGGGTCTGCGGGAAGCGTTCATGGCGGTCTCCGACCCCAAGGAACTCGCCCAGAGCTTCAAGAGTGCCGCGAGCGACAACCACAGCCCCGAGCTGCCGCCACGCATCGCCGCGCCCACGCTGGTCGTCGTGGGCGATGACGACCTCCTGCTGAGCCCGACGGGCGCCAGGGAGCTGGCCGAGCAGTTCCAGGACGGTACCTGCCGGATCATTCCGAAAGCCGGGCATCAGCCTTTCTTCGATGACGCCGGAGCCTTCCAGGAAATCATTCTCGAATTCATCAAGGACGTGGAATCGCGTGTCTGA
- a CDS encoding NAD(P)H-dependent flavin oxidoreductase, which translates to MRNTLAGVLGIEVSLLQSGMGGVAGPELACAVSNAGAAGCVGGYKLVGDALSAVLSRLTAGTDRPVGVNLIPEVVGPEELDQQVTQVLDETPQHVYLSLFGMPGDAVFDRITAAGRHLVVQVGTVKDGVRAAGQGSVVVAQGIEAGGHLLGESRRDTLVAALREALPEACIVAAGGIGSPAEAGRALTAGADGVLLGTAFVVAHESRAHSYFKGAVSTADETDTVITDVYEIGWPGRRHRVLETAATRDGKQARKFIGRTVVEGKPYLIPRFSAAAPTEATSGRIEEMAMYCGLSCGDISGVQAAAEIVAEFARILRGIEIFETEIG; encoded by the coding sequence ATGCGAAACACGCTGGCCGGGGTGCTCGGAATCGAAGTGAGCCTGCTTCAGTCGGGCATGGGTGGTGTCGCCGGGCCCGAACTGGCATGCGCGGTGTCCAACGCGGGTGCGGCAGGCTGCGTGGGCGGTTACAAACTGGTCGGCGACGCGCTGTCGGCCGTGCTCAGCCGGCTGACCGCGGGGACCGATCGGCCAGTCGGCGTAAACCTGATTCCGGAGGTGGTCGGGCCGGAAGAGCTGGATCAGCAGGTGACGCAGGTGCTCGACGAGACGCCTCAGCACGTGTACCTGTCCCTGTTCGGCATGCCGGGTGACGCCGTATTCGATCGGATCACCGCGGCGGGACGGCACCTGGTCGTCCAGGTCGGGACCGTGAAGGACGGTGTGCGAGCCGCCGGACAGGGCTCCGTGGTGGTGGCACAGGGCATCGAGGCTGGTGGCCATCTCCTGGGCGAATCGCGCCGGGACACGCTGGTCGCCGCGCTGCGCGAAGCACTTCCGGAGGCATGCATCGTCGCCGCGGGCGGCATCGGTTCGCCCGCCGAGGCCGGCAGGGCCCTCACCGCCGGTGCCGATGGTGTGCTGCTTGGTACCGCCTTCGTCGTCGCCCACGAATCGCGGGCGCACTCCTACTTCAAGGGAGCGGTGAGCACCGCCGACGAGACCGACACGGTGATCACCGATGTCTACGAGATCGGGTGGCCGGGCCGGCGGCACCGTGTGCTGGAGACGGCTGCCACGCGCGACGGGAAGCAGGCCAGGAAGTTCATCGGCCGGACCGTGGTCGAGGGAAAGCCCTATCTGATACCGCGGTTCAGTGCCGCGGCACCGACCGAGGCGACCAGTGGTCGGATCGAGGAAATGGCGATGTACTGCGGCCTGTCCTGCGGCGATATTTCTGGCGTGCAAGCGGCGGCCGAAATTGTTGCCGAGTTCGCTCGCATCCTTCGAGGTATCGAGATCTTCGAAACAGAAATAGGATAG
- a CDS encoding aminoacyl--tRNA ligase-related protein, translating into MTTTTDNGLRILDGGQLRLLRSIDAAFLRLGQTWNAPEFRFPFLIRCQDLDTFDYFDNFPHLGLAATRLDPRRLGALLADAPRPLDRIPAEVMEPTALALPSAACYAVYLDLAGSGLSADGVTRTTLGTCFRNEDHYDGLQRLHGFSMREIVFIGPEDGAKQHLLRAKDAVAALCAELGLDVRLEVATDPFFDKNSGKAKMQRLFPVKEEFVVNGLAIGSVNYHRNFFGERCSIRAGDDTAHTSCLAFGLERWVHTLTEHFGSTEAALSAMEALG; encoded by the coding sequence ATGACCACGACTACCGACAACGGCTTACGGATCCTCGACGGAGGCCAGCTGCGGTTGTTGCGGTCGATCGACGCGGCGTTCCTGCGCCTGGGCCAGACCTGGAACGCCCCGGAGTTCCGGTTCCCGTTCCTGATCAGGTGCCAGGATCTCGACACCTTCGACTACTTCGACAACTTCCCCCACTTGGGTCTGGCAGCCACTCGGCTGGATCCGCGGCGCCTCGGCGCCCTGCTGGCGGACGCGCCCCGGCCGCTGGACCGGATTCCGGCGGAGGTGATGGAGCCGACCGCGTTGGCGCTGCCCTCGGCGGCGTGCTACGCGGTCTACCTCGACCTGGCCGGTTCCGGGCTGTCCGCGGACGGGGTGACGCGGACCACGCTCGGAACCTGTTTCCGTAACGAGGACCACTACGACGGTCTGCAGCGGCTCCACGGCTTCTCCATGCGGGAGATCGTCTTCATCGGACCCGAGGACGGAGCCAAGCAGCATCTGCTCCGCGCCAAGGATGCCGTGGCGGCGCTCTGCGCCGAGCTGGGACTGGACGTCCGCCTTGAGGTCGCCACCGATCCGTTCTTCGACAAGAACAGTGGTAAGGCCAAGATGCAGCGCTTGTTCCCGGTGAAGGAGGAGTTCGTCGTCAACGGCCTGGCGATCGGCTCGGTGAACTACCACCGGAACTTCTTCGGTGAACGGTGCTCGATCCGGGCAGGTGATGACACGGCGCACACCAGCTGTCTTGCCTTCGGTCTGGAACGCTGGGTGCACACCTTGACAGAGCATTTCGGCAGTACTGAGGCAGCCCTTTCCGCGATGGAGGCTCTGGGCTGA
- a CDS encoding acyl carrier protein has product MTADPMQKVRDFILERNPKIGQLAPQMDLIDSRAINSLAFVDFIFLLEELTGEGIDPEDLDLDDFRSLNAIEARFFKQKAAQ; this is encoded by the coding sequence ATGACGGCTGATCCGATGCAGAAGGTCCGGGATTTCATCCTGGAGCGCAACCCGAAGATCGGTCAGCTGGCACCCCAGATGGATCTGATCGACAGCCGGGCCATCAACTCACTGGCCTTCGTCGACTTCATCTTCCTGCTGGAAGAGCTGACCGGCGAGGGGATCGATCCGGAAGACCTGGACTTGGACGACTTCCGCAGTCTCAACGCTATTGAAGCCCGCTTCTTCAAGCAGAAGGCAGCGCAATGA
- a CDS encoding diiron oxygenase, whose product MTVREIEPISLDLDRLEQMAESGYYNPYTIFEWPEVIEPGKPWMSENLTTLAGTPMWDELSREQQFALTKYEAINFFSLNIHGIRELMSEVVMRIHERAYAGVSEFLHHFIGEENEHMWFFARFCLRYGGKLYPAQPALRADSVAHLSPVAREAIIFARILIFEEIVDYFNAYMATDQSLPHIAREINRVHHQDESRHVAFGRMVFVDLLGQVAKRDPAEVPAVAEYLENYLQYSIGTLYNPAAYRDAGIPDALALRRRALEHPARLQAHDQILKRTRKFLSRAGAGRELIG is encoded by the coding sequence ATGACTGTACGAGAAATTGAGCCGATTTCGCTGGACCTGGATCGGCTCGAGCAAATGGCCGAATCCGGCTACTACAATCCGTACACGATTTTCGAATGGCCCGAGGTAATCGAGCCCGGAAAGCCGTGGATGAGCGAGAACCTGACCACGCTGGCGGGTACGCCGATGTGGGACGAACTGAGCCGCGAGCAGCAGTTCGCGCTGACCAAGTACGAGGCGATCAACTTCTTCAGCCTCAACATCCACGGCATCCGTGAGCTGATGAGCGAAGTAGTGATGCGCATTCATGAGCGTGCCTACGCGGGCGTCTCGGAGTTTCTGCATCACTTCATCGGTGAAGAAAACGAGCACATGTGGTTCTTCGCGCGGTTCTGCCTGCGCTACGGCGGCAAGTTGTATCCGGCGCAGCCGGCGTTGCGGGCCGACTCCGTGGCACACCTCTCACCGGTGGCCCGTGAGGCGATCATATTCGCGCGCATCCTGATCTTCGAAGAGATAGTCGACTACTTCAACGCCTACATGGCGACCGACCAGTCGCTGCCGCACATCGCTCGTGAGATCAACCGAGTGCACCATCAGGACGAGAGCAGGCACGTCGCGTTCGGCCGGATGGTCTTTGTCGACCTGCTCGGCCAGGTGGCCAAGCGCGATCCGGCCGAGGTGCCGGCGGTCGCCGAGTACCTCGAGAACTATCTGCAGTACAGCATCGGCACCCTCTACAACCCCGCCGCCTACCGTGACGCGGGCATCCCGGACGCGCTGGCGCTGCGGCGGCGCGCGCTTGAGCACCCCGCCCGGCTGCAGGCGCACGATCAGATCCTGAAGCGGACGAGGAAGTTCCTGAGCAGGGCAGGTGCTGGAAGGGAACTGATCGGATGA
- a CDS encoding flavin-containing monooxygenase, with product MRRNVCVIGAGPSGLVALKELLDEGQSVTCFERGSEIGGVFRAGVGPDEAGAYDSTMLTISNYMMTFSSFPPPENQERRYWSAGEYRQYLIDFVDKFKLGSVIRYRTDVLGISKNESGGYAVEVSPADAPEERVTHQFDAVVISTGTHRVPNFIDLPGQEEFAGEIVHSAHYRNSERFRGKRVLCVGIGETAADVVNEIAQVSESCTLSVRRYQSVVERYPGGRGHTNDAYTSHLLHSVPLAAATAVMRFGMKRNKTQGKTGAARAVGEWNSKNRNFFNHFLTKNESFIHRVVDGTLTVNASGIERLGEDYVLFKDGHRETIDTVMLNTGYTEDFSILKDANISDVRRLYKHMIHPDLGADVVFIGWARPAAGGVPACSEMQSRYFALLCSGKKQLPDRVRLQGLIERQAAYENEVFHGNPGLRTLVHYNHYMIDFAKVIGCSPWRPAVFLNPRLAQRLWCGSQMPHVYRLYGPHSDRRAARRTVMSLPSAFRAPEILATLAVSGASRVLIAMGLMKPDPLY from the coding sequence GTGAGAAGGAATGTCTGTGTCATCGGTGCGGGTCCGTCGGGTTTGGTCGCGCTGAAGGAGCTGCTGGACGAAGGCCAGTCGGTTACCTGCTTTGAGCGTGGATCCGAAATCGGTGGTGTGTTCCGCGCGGGAGTCGGACCCGACGAAGCGGGCGCCTACGACTCGACAATGCTGACCATCTCGAATTATATGATGACCTTCTCCAGCTTCCCTCCGCCGGAGAACCAGGAGCGCCGGTACTGGTCGGCAGGTGAATACCGTCAATACCTGATCGACTTTGTCGATAAGTTCAAGCTCGGTTCCGTAATCCGCTATCGGACCGACGTTCTGGGTATATCGAAGAACGAAAGCGGCGGCTACGCGGTGGAGGTTTCCCCGGCCGACGCCCCCGAGGAGAGAGTTACGCATCAGTTCGATGCGGTGGTCATCTCCACGGGGACCCACAGAGTCCCGAACTTCATCGATCTTCCCGGGCAGGAAGAATTCGCCGGAGAGATTGTGCACTCGGCCCACTATCGAAACTCCGAACGCTTTCGCGGAAAGCGGGTCCTGTGTGTGGGGATCGGCGAGACGGCGGCGGACGTCGTGAACGAGATCGCCCAGGTGTCCGAGAGCTGCACATTGTCCGTGCGCCGCTACCAGTCCGTTGTCGAGAGGTACCCCGGAGGGCGGGGGCACACGAATGACGCCTACACTTCGCATCTGCTGCATTCGGTACCGTTGGCAGCCGCTACCGCGGTCATGCGGTTCGGGATGAAGCGGAACAAGACCCAGGGAAAGACAGGTGCCGCCAGGGCGGTGGGCGAGTGGAACTCGAAGAACAGAAATTTCTTCAACCACTTCCTGACCAAGAACGAGTCCTTTATCCATAGGGTCGTCGACGGCACATTGACGGTCAACGCATCGGGTATCGAGCGTCTCGGCGAGGATTATGTCCTGTTCAAGGACGGTCATCGAGAAACGATCGACACGGTCATGCTGAACACGGGGTACACCGAAGACTTCAGCATCCTCAAGGATGCGAACATCAGCGATGTCCGCAGACTGTACAAGCATATGATCCATCCGGATCTCGGTGCCGATGTGGTCTTTATCGGGTGGGCGAGGCCGGCCGCCGGTGGCGTGCCGGCCTGTTCCGAGATGCAGAGCAGGTATTTCGCTCTCCTGTGCAGCGGCAAGAAACAGCTGCCGGACCGGGTGCGGCTCCAGGGCCTCATCGAGCGGCAGGCTGCCTACGAGAACGAGGTATTCCACGGCAATCCCGGTCTGCGGACCCTGGTGCACTACAACCACTACATGATCGATTTCGCGAAGGTGATCGGATGCTCCCCGTGGCGTCCGGCCGTCTTCCTGAATCCGCGGCTGGCCCAGAGGCTGTGGTGCGGCTCTCAGATGCCCCACGTCTATCGACTGTACGGACCGCACAGTGACCGCAGGGCGGCACGCCGGACGGTCATGAGCCTTCCCTCGGCGTTCCGGGCTCCCGAGATTCTCGCGACCTTGGCGGTCAGCGGCGCTTCGCGTGTGCTGATAGCGATGGGCTTGATGAAGCCGGACCCCCTCTACTGA
- a CDS encoding DUF4291 domain-containing protein, whose amino-acid sequence MPEPKHRVRALHTDSTITVYQAYGPTIGLPTARDGRFPEEWKRDRMTWIKPSFLWMMYRSGWGTKEGQTTVLAVEISRTGFDWALDNACLSHYVPSVHPDRASWKRELKRAPARVQWDPERDLHLKPLSSRALQLGLTGEAARRYADEWTVSVRDVTPLAHRVRDAVRAGDLAAATALLPVETGYPADTVHVRAER is encoded by the coding sequence ATGCCAGAACCGAAGCACCGCGTCCGCGCACTCCACACCGACTCCACGATCACCGTCTACCAGGCATACGGGCCAACCATCGGCCTGCCCACCGCCCGCGACGGCCGGTTCCCCGAGGAGTGGAAGCGCGACCGCATGACCTGGATCAAGCCGTCGTTCCTCTGGATGATGTACCGCAGCGGCTGGGGCACCAAGGAGGGCCAGACGACGGTCCTGGCCGTGGAGATCAGCCGCACCGGCTTCGACTGGGCGCTGGACAACGCCTGCCTCTCCCACTACGTGCCCTCGGTCCACCCCGACCGGGCTTCCTGGAAACGGGAGTTGAAGCGAGCGCCGGCACGGGTGCAGTGGGACCCGGAGCGCGATCTCCATCTGAAACCGCTGTCCTCCCGCGCTCTTCAGCTCGGCCTGACGGGCGAGGCGGCGCGGAGGTACGCGGACGAGTGGACCGTATCCGTACGGGATGTGACCCCGCTCGCCCACCGGGTGCGTGATGCCGTACGGGCCGGAGACCTGGCGGCGGCGACGGCGCTGTTGCCGGTGGAGACGGGATACCCGGCCGACACCGTCCATGTCCGCGCGGAGCGCTGA